A window of the Corynebacterium minutissimum genome harbors these coding sequences:
- a CDS encoding MetQ/NlpA family ABC transporter substrate-binding protein has translation MSIRRVLAATSAAVIAATGLVACSSDSSDSEAKGGGEEITKDSTITIGTTDANMEEWAVFQDLAKEAGYDVKLENFADYNTPNQALDQGQLTANKFQHLQFLAKYNQGNGTDLVPLASTEIYPLAIYWKDHKDLSDIEGQEVAIPNDSTNQGRAIGLLAQEGLVTLKEDSPLIPTPLDIDEKKSKVTVTPVDAAQTPAAYGEGKPAVINNSFLERAGIDPKSAVAEDDPNSTEAEPYINVWAVRAEDADNETLHELAKLWKDPKVTEAVLKSSGDTAVAVDRPQEELQEILDRLEEEA, from the coding sequence ATGAGCATCCGTCGCGTACTTGCTGCCACCTCGGCAGCTGTCATCGCCGCTACCGGCCTGGTCGCCTGCTCCTCCGATTCCTCGGACTCTGAAGCCAAAGGCGGCGGCGAAGAAATTACCAAGGACTCCACCATCACCATCGGCACTACCGATGCCAACATGGAAGAATGGGCTGTCTTCCAGGACCTGGCCAAGGAGGCCGGCTACGACGTGAAGCTGGAGAACTTCGCGGACTACAACACCCCGAACCAGGCTCTGGATCAGGGTCAGCTGACCGCCAACAAGTTCCAGCACCTGCAGTTCTTGGCCAAGTACAACCAGGGCAACGGCACCGACCTCGTCCCGCTCGCCTCCACCGAGATCTACCCGCTGGCCATCTACTGGAAGGACCACAAGGACCTTTCCGACATTGAGGGCCAGGAAGTGGCCATCCCGAATGACTCCACGAACCAGGGCCGTGCTATCGGCCTGCTGGCCCAGGAGGGCCTGGTCACTCTTAAGGAGGACAGCCCGCTGATCCCGACTCCGCTCGACATCGACGAGAAGAAGTCCAAGGTCACGGTCACCCCGGTCGACGCCGCCCAGACCCCGGCCGCATACGGCGAGGGCAAGCCGGCCGTCATCAACAACTCCTTCCTGGAGCGCGCGGGCATCGACCCGAAGTCCGCTGTGGCAGAGGATGACCCGAACTCCACCGAGGCAGAGCCGTACATCAACGTCTGGGCCGTACGCGCCGAGGATGCTGACAACGAGACCCTCCACGAGCTGGCCAAGCTGTGGAAGGACCCGAAGGTCACCGAAGCTGT
- a CDS encoding error-prone DNA polymerase, whose amino-acid sequence MRFNGGAALPWSRVERILSGRPGPIPVSVEHLPDATDAPKAGYSAVPFAELHAVSSYSFLQGASEPEELVARAVELGLRGMALVDRDGFYGLMKFAEAAAKVGLPAVFGAELSLEPAPLTVLARTPEGYRRLSRLISRARMEAGEKDAVVYPPLADIAAELQEHCFFLVGWEWAEKFDYLSERIKIDSMVLEYSCTQVPEDVDHHALLDSCPVPRAIATARPAAATREHARLAGAKQALSRRLALADASPNSHPMGSSWLRSGEQMAQLFPDRPELIAETVRVLEDCSFTWEALAPNLPDFDVPEGHTEMSWLEHLTFERAKARYATRPKEIRERAWEQMRYELGVVKQLGFPGYFLIVCDFVDFCRRENILCQGRGSAANSAVCFALGITNAEPISAGLLFERFLSPDRDGPPDIDIDIESGRREEVIQYVYATHGRERAAQVANVITYRRKGALRDAARALGYPQGSADAWSKGIAPAPDDVESLAEQFLGQPRHLGIHSGGMVLCDRPIADVVPVEWARMENRSVLQWDKDDCAAAGLVKFDMLGLGMLEALHHMMDLVEETTGRKVNLWELDLADPEVYDMLCRADAVGVFQVESRAQLNTLPRLKPRVFFDLVVEVALIRPGPIQGGSVHPYLRRRDGKEPVEYDHPVLEKSLGKTLGIPLFQEQLMQIAVDAAGFSGAEADDLRRAMGSKRSPAKMAALKQRFYDGLQETNGIAGEVADKLWAKIVAFAAYGFPESHSQSFASLVYFSAWFKRYYPAQFCVGLLRAQPMGFYSPQSLIQDARRHGVEVLPATVNDSGREARAVVGKDGQVRIRLGLNLIKGLGDKAADRIEAAAPFADVPDLSRRADLTVDHVEALAVAGALDVFGVDRRQALWQAGVAATEQAGMLPGLSAIEAPSLPGMSAFELMAADVASTGVTHNQQPMEQIRGALRARGVLSAADLPAVEDGTRVRIAGVVTHRQRPQTAAGVVFFGLEDETGLMNVMVSPGLWARDKVTARTAPALIVRGIVQNASGAVTVAADQLEPLAFGEALSRGSRDFR is encoded by the coding sequence ATGAGGTTCAATGGGGGTGCAGCGCTACCGTGGTCCCGCGTCGAGCGGATCTTGTCTGGCCGCCCAGGCCCCATTCCCGTGTCGGTGGAGCATCTGCCGGACGCTACGGACGCCCCGAAGGCGGGGTACTCTGCCGTGCCCTTTGCGGAGCTGCATGCGGTGAGTTCCTATAGCTTCCTGCAAGGGGCCTCTGAGCCGGAGGAGCTTGTGGCGCGGGCGGTCGAGCTGGGACTGCGGGGAATGGCGCTGGTAGATAGGGATGGCTTCTATGGGCTCATGAAGTTTGCGGAGGCTGCCGCCAAGGTCGGCCTTCCCGCTGTTTTTGGCGCGGAACTGAGCCTCGAACCAGCGCCGCTGACCGTGTTGGCGCGCACTCCGGAGGGCTATCGCCGTTTGTCGCGGCTCATCTCCCGTGCACGTATGGAGGCGGGGGAGAAAGATGCGGTGGTCTATCCGCCGTTGGCGGATATTGCGGCGGAGTTGCAGGAGCATTGTTTCTTTCTTGTGGGGTGGGAATGGGCAGAGAAGTTCGACTATCTGAGCGAAAGAATTAAAATAGACAGCATGGTTTTGGAGTACTCCTGTACCCAAGTTCCGGAGGACGTTGACCACCACGCGCTGCTGGATTCCTGCCCGGTTCCGCGCGCTATCGCTACGGCCCGCCCGGCTGCCGCCACACGGGAACACGCGCGGTTGGCTGGGGCCAAACAAGCCTTGTCCCGGCGCCTCGCGCTTGCCGACGCCTCCCCCAACTCCCACCCCATGGGCTCGTCCTGGCTGCGCTCTGGGGAGCAGATGGCGCAGCTATTTCCAGACCGTCCAGAACTTATCGCGGAAACCGTCCGAGTGCTGGAGGACTGCAGCTTCACCTGGGAAGCCCTAGCGCCCAACCTGCCGGATTTTGACGTGCCGGAGGGACATACCGAGATGTCCTGGTTGGAGCACCTCACCTTCGAACGTGCGAAAGCGCGCTACGCCACGCGGCCTAAGGAGATTAGGGAGCGGGCGTGGGAGCAGATGAGGTATGAGTTGGGCGTCGTGAAGCAGCTCGGTTTTCCGGGCTACTTCCTTATTGTGTGCGACTTCGTGGATTTTTGTCGGCGGGAGAACATCCTGTGCCAGGGGCGCGGGTCGGCGGCAAATTCCGCGGTGTGTTTCGCGCTGGGGATTACGAATGCGGAGCCGATTTCCGCCGGCCTGCTCTTTGAGCGCTTCCTTTCCCCGGACCGTGATGGCCCGCCGGATATTGATATTGATATTGAATCAGGCCGCCGCGAGGAGGTTATCCAGTACGTCTACGCCACACACGGCCGCGAGCGTGCCGCGCAGGTGGCTAACGTGATTACGTATCGCCGCAAAGGCGCGCTGCGGGATGCTGCGCGAGCGTTGGGCTACCCGCAAGGTTCGGCCGATGCGTGGTCGAAGGGGATTGCGCCCGCGCCTGACGACGTCGAATCCTTAGCCGAGCAGTTCCTCGGTCAGCCGCGCCACCTGGGCATTCACTCTGGTGGCATGGTGTTGTGTGACCGGCCGATTGCGGATGTCGTGCCCGTGGAATGGGCACGTATGGAGAATCGTTCGGTGTTGCAGTGGGATAAGGACGATTGCGCCGCGGCGGGGTTGGTGAAGTTCGACATGCTGGGTTTGGGCATGCTCGAGGCCCTGCATCACATGATGGACTTGGTGGAGGAGACCACCGGCCGGAAGGTCAACTTGTGGGAGCTGGACCTGGCGGACCCGGAAGTCTATGACATGCTCTGCCGCGCGGATGCGGTGGGCGTGTTCCAGGTGGAGTCGCGCGCGCAGCTTAATACGCTGCCGAGGCTCAAGCCCCGGGTTTTCTTCGACCTCGTCGTGGAGGTAGCGCTCATCCGTCCGGGTCCCATCCAGGGCGGGTCGGTGCACCCGTACCTGCGCCGCCGCGATGGTAAGGAGCCGGTGGAGTATGACCACCCGGTGCTGGAGAAATCCCTGGGCAAGACGCTGGGCATTCCGCTTTTTCAGGAGCAGCTTATGCAGATTGCCGTCGACGCCGCCGGGTTCAGCGGTGCGGAAGCTGATGATTTGCGGCGCGCGATGGGCTCGAAGCGCTCGCCGGCCAAGATGGCAGCACTCAAGCAGCGTTTCTACGACGGATTGCAGGAAACCAACGGGATTGCCGGGGAGGTCGCGGACAAGTTGTGGGCCAAAATTGTCGCTTTCGCCGCCTATGGTTTCCCGGAGTCGCACTCGCAGTCTTTTGCCTCCTTGGTGTATTTTTCGGCGTGGTTTAAGCGCTATTATCCGGCGCAGTTTTGCGTGGGTCTGTTGCGCGCGCAGCCGATGGGTTTCTACTCGCCGCAGTCGCTTATTCAGGATGCACGCCGTCACGGCGTGGAGGTGCTGCCGGCCACCGTCAACGATTCGGGCCGCGAGGCCCGCGCCGTGGTGGGGAAGGATGGCCAGGTACGTATCCGTTTGGGGCTCAACCTCATCAAAGGCTTGGGGGATAAAGCCGCCGACCGCATTGAGGCGGCCGCGCCGTTTGCCGACGTCCCCGATCTCTCCCGCCGCGCCGATCTCACCGTCGATCACGTGGAGGCCCTCGCGGTGGCGGGGGCCTTGGATGTCTTTGGGGTGGATCGTCGCCAAGCGCTGTGGCAGGCAGGTGTGGCCGCGACGGAACAGGCAGGGATGCTACCGGGACTTTCTGCCATCGAGGCGCCGTCCTTGCCGGGAATGAGTGCTTTCGAGCTCATGGCGGCGGATGTAGCAAGTACCGGCGTGACCCACAACCAGCAGCCTATGGAGCAGATCCGCGGGGCGCTGCGTGCCCGCGGCGTCCTGTCGGCGGCGGACCTGCCGGCCGTGGAGGATGGCACGCGCGTGCGCATCGCCGGGGTGGTCACGCACCGCCAGCGCCCTC